GGCCGAGGTTGATGAACTCGACGAGCTCGACGTCGAGGTGTCCGACGGCGCACTAGAACTCGTAGAGCTGCTGGGCGACGACGAGGACGACGTCGGCACAGAACTGGTCGACGTGCTGCTGGGTGCCGCGACGGACGGGGCGCTGCCCGGGCCGCACGCCGCGAGGCCGAGTACGGCACTCGTGCTCAACGATGCGATGGCGACGCGGGCGAGAGTGATGCGCATGAAATTCCCCTTTGGTGGTCAATGTTGTGGATCCGACGGTCGGCCCGGTCGAACGGTTCCCGCATTGCGCACCAACTGTGTCGATCCGTTACTTCCAGAGGTAGCGGACCGTGTAGTTGTTGTAGAGCACGGACGTGGCTTTGGGGCCACTCACCTGGTAGATGATGCAGGTGTCCTGGGACTTGCCGGCTGGGATCGTGTTGTAGTCGCCCTTGTGCTCGCAGCCGGGCACGGAGCCGTAGAAGGTCTTGCCCTTCTGGCCGCTGGCGACGACCGGGTGCAGCTGCAGCTGGTTGATGTCGGATGCTTTGACCGGCTTGGTGCCACCGCCCACGTAGCCGTAATTGACGTCGAGGAAGTAGACGGTCCCGTTGGTCTTGGTGAGAGTGCCCTCGTACACCGCATCCGGCGCCACCGTCAGCTTGGTCGGTGTCATACACACGGTGGCATCGTTACGGTCCTTGAAGACAGCCGGCTGGCCGATCTTCAGGTCGGCGGTCTTCGGGCTCACCTTCGAGGCGCAGCCCGACGGCAATGCACCGCTCGCCTGAGGCGAGGAGTCGCTCGAACTAGAGCTGGACGTCGACGTTTCCGACGGGGTGCTGGAGCTGGACGGGGTGCTGGAGCTGGACGTGCTGCTGGGCGTCTGCGACGTGGAGGTCGAGGACGGCGCGCCGGTGGCCTGCGAAACCGACGGTGCGGAGCCGCCCCCGCAGGCCGCGAGGCCCAGGACGGCGGTCGCGCTCAGCGAAACGGTGACGACGCGGGCAAAAGTGGTGCGCATGGAGGGTCCCTTCGATGGTCTGAATTACCGGTCTGACGACCGGAACGGCCAGTCGGTTCCCAGGATAAAGACATTTACCATCCAGGTTGGGCGCCCTCAGCTCTTTGCGGTGGCGGCTTTCCGTCCAGCGGCCTTCTGCACTGTCGTCTTCGTCGCCGTTGCCTTCTTTGCCGTGGCCTTCTTCGCCGTGCTCTTCGTGGCCTTCTTGGCGGCCTTCTTCACCACCCGCTTGCGCGTGGTCGGGCCTTTGGCGCGCTTCTCGGCGAGCAACTCGAATCCACGTTCCGGGGTGATCGTGGCCGGGTCATCGTCCTTGCGCAGCGTCGCGTTGCTCTCACCGTCGGTCACATACGGTCCGAACCGGCCGTCCTTCACCACGACCGGCTTGCCCGACACCGGGTCCTCGCCGAGCTCCTTCAACGGCGCCGCCGCAGCACGCCCGCGACGCTTGGGCTCGGCGTAGATGGCGATCGCTTCGGTCAGGGTGATGTCGAAGAGCTGCTGCTCGCTGGCCAGAGTGCGCGAATCGGTGCCCTTCTTCAGGTAGGGGCCGTACCGACCATTCTGCGCAGTGATCTCGACCTCGGTGGCCTCCTCGCCTTCACCGTCGGTGACAGTGCCGACGACCCGCGGCAGACTCATCAACCGCAGTGCCGTTTCCAGGTCGATCGTCGACAGCTCCATGTCCGTGAACAACGAGGCTGTCTTCGGCTTCGCCTTTGCGACCTTCTTCTTCGCGCCCTTTTCGGGCTCGGGTGGCTCGGGCAGCACCTCGGTCACGTACGGGCCGTAACGACCGGCACGGGCGATGATGTCGTGCCCGGACTCAGGGTCCTGGCCGAGCACCCGACCGTCGTCGTCGGCCGCCTCCAGCAGCTCGCGCGCCTTGGCCGGCGTCATCTCATCCGGAGCGATGTCGTCGCCGATCGTCGCGCGACGGGGTTTCGCGTCCGGGTCGGGAGCCTCGCCGCTGACCTCACCGGTCGCCGGGTCCACCCCGGAGGGGACGACCTGCTCCACGTACGGACCGTAACGACCGACCCGGACGACCATCCCCTCGCCGATCTCGATCGTCGAGATACCCCGGGCGTCGATCTCCCCGAGGTGCTCCACCATCTCGCGCAGACCCTCGACAGTGCCACCCTGCTGACCGAAGTAGAACTTCTGCAGCCACTCCACGCGGCCGAGGTCACCAGAGGCGATCGAGTCCAGACCCTCCTCCATCGAAGCGGTGAAGTCGTAGTCCACCAGCGAGGGGAAGTGCTCCTCCAGCAGCCGGGTGACCGCGAACGCCAACCAGGTCGGCACCAACGCCGTGCCCTTGGTGCGCACATACCCGCGGTCCTGGATCGTCCCGACCGTCGCGGCGTAGGTGGAGGGACGGCCGATGCCGCGCTCCTCCATCGCCCGGATCAGGCTCGCCTCGGTGTATCGCGCGGGCGGGCTGGTCTCGTGACCGTCGGCCTCGGCGCGCTCGATGTCCAGCAGGGCGCCCTCGGCGACCTGGGGCAACCGGCGCTCCTGCTCCGAAGCCTCCGCAGCATCTCCGGCGTCCCGACCCTCTTCATAGGCAGCGAGGAATCCGCGGAAGGTGATGATCGTGCCGCTGGCGCTGAATTCGACCTGCTCGGCCACGCCGCTGCTGGCCACCGGAACGCTGAGGCGCACCGTCGCGGTCGAGCCGCGCGCATCGGTCATCTGCGAGGCGACGGTGCGCTTCCAGATCAACTCGTACAGCGCGAAGTCCTCACCGCGCAGCTCTCCCGCGACCTGCGCCGGAGTGCGGAAACTGTCGCCGGCCGGGCGAATCGCCTCGTGGGCTTCTTGCGCGTTCTTGGCCTTCTTGTCGTAGACCCGCGGGGTGGGTGTGACGTACTCCGCACCGTACATCTCGGTGGCCTGTGAGCGCGCGGCATTCAGCGCCGACTGCGACAGGGTGGTGGAGTCGGTCCGCATGTAGGTGATGTAGCCGTTTTCGTAGAGCCGCTGCGCGACGCGCATTGCGTTCTTGCTGGACAGCCGCAGCTTGCGGCTGGCCTCCTGCTGCAGCGTCGAGGTTATGAACGGCGCGGACGGCCTCCGGGTGTAGGGCTTTTCCTGCACAACGGTGACGGTGGCGGTGGCTGCCGCGACGGCGTTGGCAATGGAGGTGGCGCGTTCCTTGTCCAGCTGTACAACATTGGAGGAACGCAGCTCGCCGGT
This portion of the Dermatophilaceae bacterium Sec6.4 genome encodes:
- the topA gene encoding type I DNA topoisomerase, with translation MSRKLVIVESPTKVKSIGSYLGDGYVVDASIGHIRDLPTPSEMPADMKKGPYGKFAVDVDNGFDAYYVVDPDKRKKVAELKRLLKDSDELILATDDDREGEAIAWHLLEVLKPKVPVSRMVFGEITKEAILRAAQNTRELNIAKVDAQETRRILDRLYGYEVSPVLWRKIRQGLSAGRVQSVATRIVVERERERMAFRTASYWDIEGDFTPQSSGQTFAARLSSVDGRRVASGRDFADTGELRSSNVVQLDKERATSIANAVAAATATVTVVQEKPYTRRPSAPFITSTLQQEASRKLRLSSKNAMRVAQRLYENGYITYMRTDSTTLSQSALNAARSQATEMYGAEYVTPTPRVYDKKAKNAQEAHEAIRPAGDSFRTPAQVAGELRGEDFALYELIWKRTVASQMTDARGSTATVRLSVPVASSGVAEQVEFSASGTIITFRGFLAAYEEGRDAGDAAEASEQERRLPQVAEGALLDIERAEADGHETSPPARYTEASLIRAMEERGIGRPSTYAATVGTIQDRGYVRTKGTALVPTWLAFAVTRLLEEHFPSLVDYDFTASMEEGLDSIASGDLGRVEWLQKFYFGQQGGTVEGLREMVEHLGEIDARGISTIEIGEGMVVRVGRYGPYVEQVVPSGVDPATGEVSGEAPDPDAKPRRATIGDDIAPDEMTPAKARELLEAADDDGRVLGQDPESGHDIIARAGRYGPYVTEVLPEPPEPEKGAKKKVAKAKPKTASLFTDMELSTIDLETALRLMSLPRVVGTVTDGEGEEATEVEITAQNGRYGPYLKKGTDSRTLASEQQLFDITLTEAIAIYAEPKRRGRAAAAPLKELGEDPVSGKPVVVKDGRFGPYVTDGESNATLRKDDDPATITPERGFELLAEKRAKGPTTRKRVVKKAAKKATKSTAKKATAKKATATKTTVQKAAGRKAATAKS